The genomic interval TAGATAAATGAATACGTCTGAGAAAACTTTCGAGGCATATGAAAAGCTCTGATCAGATATCACACAACAAAAGATATCACACAACAAAACCCATACCAAGTTACCAACATTAGAGATGATACTTTTTGTAAGTTGTCATGAGAAATTATACTGTGTTCTATAcattgaatttcattaaaaaggcGCATAGAAAACATGGGGTTTTCTAACATCTCAGAGATAACACAGCATAGGTGTGGTATATAAACATTGTACATTTAAAGAACTGAAAATTACCAGGCACAAGTAGAAACCTCAAAATACACCTTCAATACATCTGGTAACACAAAAAAACACAAGTGTAGGAAAGTCACATACCCATCGGCACGGCCACACTGACCAGGTCTTGATGAGATACAAGCCAACAAACGACCACTACCAAATTGCTCTTCAATGTGTGCATCAAGCTTGCGGTTCTGCTGCCGCTTCTCCAGCTTTCTCTGGACATGGTTGCTTTTCTTCGCCTCCTCAGTAGCaggagcagcagcagcagcaggagCATCACCCTCCTATAAAGCATTGGAGTGGACCAATGTAAAAGCAAACACACCACTGCCTTAATTCACTCagacaattcaaaattttgttccaaaaaaaaaggaaaaggaaaagataacACTAAACATAAATACATAGCAACCGTGCATGGATTTTGCATCTTTGGCAGCCATTTCCCACCCAGAGATTGACCAAAATATAACCAATGCATCAAGCCTAGCCAATTACAAAATTCTATACGATACCAATCGATGGACCAAAAGAAAGTAGTAATTCAACAAGACAAAATTACTATCACCAAAGATGTAAAATATCCATTGGAAATAACTTCTTCCCCAAAATAACTAAAACCAATAGCTGAGAATTGTGCTAATATATGTgccaaataatatgaaaaaggTAATAAATACTTGTACCAATATCTGTATTGGGATACACAAGAACCACACAGAACAAAAATACTGCCCTACCTCACTTTCTTTCTTGGTGGAAGCCAAAGTTTTCTTCTTGCGACCAATGTCAACTCCATAATGCTGAAGATACCACTGCTTGAATGGCGCTGCATCAACCTGAACGATAGCACTTTTTACCAGAGTCTGAGTACGAACCAGCTCATTGTTGGATGCATTGTAGACCACATCAAGAAGACGGGTTTTCCGGGTCACAGCCTCACTCCCCCATGAGTAGTTTCCAGTGTCAAGCCTCAGAGCACGCCACTTCACATTCCCACCT from Juglans regia cultivar Chandler chromosome 2, Walnut 2.0, whole genome shotgun sequence carries:
- the LOC108984926 gene encoding 40S ribosomal protein S8-like, whose translation is MGISRDSMHKRRATGGKKKAWRKKRKYELGRQPANTKLSSNKTVRRIRVRGGNVKWRALRLDTGNYSWGSEAVTRKTRLLDVVYNASNNELVRTQTLVKSAIVQVDAAPFKQWYLQHYGVDIGRKKKTLASTKKESEEGDAPAAAAAPATEEAKKSNHVQRKLEKRQQNRKLDAHIEEQFGSGRLLACISSRPGQCGRADGYILEGKELEFYMKKIQRKKGKGAA